A single genomic interval of Malania oleifera isolate guangnan ecotype guangnan chromosome 13, ASM2987363v1, whole genome shotgun sequence harbors:
- the LOC131145868 gene encoding amino acid transporter AVT1I-like, whose amino-acid sequence MEEQLPHSTSGSKGTTFLKTCFNGFNALCGLGIITLPYTLAQGGWITLVLLPGVALITCYTALLLQRCMDSNSSIKTYPDIGWHAFGRKGRIIVSIFIYSAAYLVSTGFLISESDNLHKLFPNAGFQLGEHNIRGKQLSTVLAGLAILPTMWLKDLSMLSFISAGGIVAIVIIISSILWVGVVDSVGFSAKGELFRFGGIPTALSLYAFAYGGHGVFPTIYSSMKDKTQFSKVYN is encoded by the exons ATGGAAGAACAACTGCCCCATTCAACCTCGGGAAGCAAAGGAACCACCTTCCTCAAAACCTGCTTCAATGGATTCAATGCCTTGTGTG GACTTGGAATAATAACGCTTCCCTATACACTAGCTCAAGGTGGGTGGATAACTCTTGTTCTTCTCCCTGGCGTCGCTCTCATAACTTGCTACACAGCCTTGCTGCTCCAACGGTGCATGGACTCGAACTCATCGATTAAAACCTATCCTGACATCGGCTGGCACGCATTTGGCCGTAAAGGACGAATTATCgtatcaatttttatttattcagCGGCCTATTTGGTATCGACAGGGTTCTTGATATCGGAAAGTGACAACCTGCACAAGTTGTTCCCGAATGCAGGGTTCCAATTGGGAGAACATAACATAAGAGGAAAACAACTTTCCACAGTTCTTGCAGGGCTGGCAATCTTGCCCACCATGTGGCTGAAAGATCTGAGCATGCTTTCCTTCATCTCTGCAGGTGGGATTGTGgcaattgttattattataagcTCCATATTATGGGTTGGTGTAGTTGATAGTGTGGGGTTTTCTGCCAAAGGAGAGCTGTTTCGTTTTGGCGGAATTCCGACGGCTCTCAGCTTATATGCCTTCGCGTATGGCGGTCATGGGGTGTTTCCAACCATATACTCTTCTATGAAGGATAAAACTCAGTTCTCTAAG GTGTATAATTAA